TTAATTAGGAAACCAAACAGGACAAAGCTACGAAAATAGTTCTCTATCTTCAGCACATAATACCACATGTAAAACTGAAATTTCTAATGATAAAAGTCCTTcaaattcaaaggaaaatttaaaagccTAAAGGAGGAAGTTGTATTAAGAGTATTCTGAATGATGAAGAAGAAGTAAAAAGATGAATCACCTAAGAGGATAGTCGAGCCTTAACTGGTCCAAGTTTCACCACCTTAAAGGAGATTGAGGAACATGTGCCATCAACAAGAATCGCATCTGTTGCTCATAGAGTGACACAAAGAGATTATGTAAAGATACCTAAGGGTGTTCTACTAATTCTATTCAATTTAATGCCATGGTCTGAAAATTTGTTGCAAAGACTTCTAACATTAAGAAGCATTTTTATACGCCAAAATGGAACATGGAGACCAGCCTGACAAGTTCAGACCAACTACTATTGTTGAAGTTTTAGTTAGAGGTCAGCAAGGAATTCTTTTGACAAGATTGGAAAAAGCTTGACTGACGTTTTCAAGCTAGatatgattttaaaacatcatcAATCAGTTCATGATGCAAAAGCGTTTACGTCAGTTCCTCATCCAGCCTTTTTAGTGACACTCCAATTATTTAGCCTAAGGGGAAACAACTCTGGTCATCGGCAGGACTTCTCAGTTACCTAAACTAATAATCCACGATAACCCGCTTAAAGCATTTGTATTTGGGGTACTCCACTTAAAAGCAAGATTACTTGACTTGTAATCCACTTGGAGGGTGGAAGTTCAAAAGTATATAACagcttttttatcgaaattcattttttttaatgaattttttatcttcaaaccAAGACTATTGCTTTGACCTTGAAATCagtgcaaaattcaaaataattttcgcttgagaatttttttaaatcacgctTTGTTAATTCTAGAcctattggaaataaaaaaagtatcactTCTAAACATTATACTCTCGTTAAaccttttaaacttgaaaatgataaaatttccttGGTTATCTGATAAAGTGTAGTCTTTTCCgaacattttgatataaaaattattattctagtgGCCGAAACATCGGAATACCATGGCTAAtcgtacactgttaaaaatttctgttggaaacttccacttaaacttattggaagtttatttctgaAACTTTACAGCAGCAATGCGTAATGTTTTAGTTTCCAAATGTTAGTATTGGTATGGTACCTTACATGTATTGGAGTTTTACTATACGTGTCCAGTAGCCAGTAACACTCCTGTATCATATTTGCTCGAATTAATGTAATTCCAGGAATgtatagaattaaaggaattcatgtaattcgccaaatttaaggaatttacggaattcaacgaattgaCGGTATTCACGCAATTGATTGAATTCACGGATTTCAGCCAATTCACCGAATTGTAGGAATtctaaggaatttacagaattcaggaaattcacgtCATTCAtgcaattaatttaataaacgGATTTCCCAGAATTTGAAGAATCTTAGGTATTCAATCTATTCAAGAAGTTCATGGAATTAACGGGATTCATGGAGATcacgaaatttacaaatttaaggaAGTcacgttttttaaagaatttgcagAATTACCGCAATTCAACACATTTcttcaattcattgaattcctaggattccatacattccgtgaattccttcaattccatgaatctcgtgaattccttcaatttcatgaatttcacgaatttcgcgaaattcattAATTCCGCAAATTCTATGGATTCCATGGATTTCGTAAAATCCACGATTTCCATAAATTtagtgaattcattaaattccatgaattttgggTTTTCCATGACTTCCGTGAAATTACGACTTCATAAATCCTATGAATTTCGGGCGTTATACGAATTAGAAGAATTCTATTAATCCCGTGAATTCCACGaactccatgaatttcgtgatttgCGTGAATCCCGCAAATCCAGtgaatttactaatttcaatATGCATTCCGCGacttctatgaattccgtgaattccttgaattccgaaaattccacgaattcaaaaaatataatgaattccatgaattcagtgcattatatgaatttcgtgaattcttttaatttaacccattccgtgaatttcacgaattcaatgaattccgtgaattccatgactttggtgaattccaagaattcctcaAATCTAgttaattccgtgatttcagggaattccgtgaattccatcaattatGTGAATTACGCGAcgtttgaattccttgaatattattaattactCTTGTATTGTCAAAGTTTTGCAGAAGTGTTGtataattccaaacattttttacagtgtaggctCGAAAATCAGGAACGCCATcgatggaaattattttattaagtattttatCCATAATGCAACTTGctgtaaatagtaaaatatacataaaaatgtcgaataaattgaaaactaGTTTTCTCCCCTTAAATTTCTATGCATTTTAGTACATGCGTTTGAAAGTTCCATGTCGAGCGCCCCATGTAACATGATCATTATCAATTCCTATGCAGTTTTAAATTTCCGGACCACCTCGAATTATACGTGGACAAATTTTAGAAGGCTCTATCTTTCGCTATTTGTATGGGAAGTGCTTCGAATTTTGATACGTTATATTCTTTATGATAATCTACTAATAATAGTTCAAAAactagtaaaataataaaaaatttgaaaatgcaaagGTTTCTCCTCCGGctctgaaaatttggaaaatagctCTTATACACTTAAGAATTTCCACcattcacttgtaatccagataGGTCGAAGTAATCCGTCGGATTCGAGAGTAATTCACTTGACAATTcagataattttaagtaatttaagtaatcAAAGTAATTAACTCGTAATCcatatcttttttagatgaaattcatgtattttgtggaaaattcagttttttcagtaaaaaattaatcttcctctttaaatattcatgattacgagttttgtggaaaattcatctttttgttgaaacacTAATCGAATTTGtaggaaattgaacaattatgttaaaaagtcattttgtttttgaaaaatcaattgatctgttgaaaattcgtctttttggattgaaaattcaactatctagtcaaataatttatttctaagtttcaaaatgttactgtatcattgaaaattgttttttagtgaaaataatattttttgtttgaaaattcaagtattccagttgaagattcttaactctagttaataatttattcctTGATTACAGATTtgcctattttgttaaatatatttttttaagatttattttttaaattgaaaatgtatcttagagaaagagagacagagagagatgTAACGACACCCGTGATACTCGTGATTCTAATTTTAAGattaagaagaagaattttaagaGCGGTCTCGGACTAAAATGGACGAATGTAAgataaagatttttaagagagaAATAAATTCTCATATGTTACGAAAGTTCTAGTTCTAGTAAAAGTTGCTTAATTGAGTATGAATTAATATTATTCAGAgaacacttttaaaaatatacgaTCGTCTGttgagaacatttattttttgtcacttaGCGAGCATTTAATGTTTAGATTTAAGAAAGGATGTCATAAATTAAGTTTAGGTGTAATCAATTTTGAAAGCAATATCCGGACGTTAGGGACCGCGAATGTTTACATTAACTGGCGACAGGCTAAAGTGCAGTTTATGATGTAAGTGTGCATGAGTGTACGCGTGTGTGTGGAGTGGGAGCGTGCGCGTGTGGCCATGGTAGCATGAAGAAAACAAGCAACGAAGGTGGACGCTGGATAAACCACATCACATCACAGTCTAGAGTTTGGTTCGTTATCTAACTCaggcttttttatattttggattaataATTGTAATCCGGATTTGCCTAAATTTATTAGAGTTCGAGAATATATATGTTATTTATTcaaactataaataatttttattatttaattcaaataatgccctggtttatttaaataatttattcaacattagCAACCACCAATTAGAGTTTCGGAGCCATTAGACCTGCGCAAAACGTAACAGGCAAGGAACAGGAGTAGAGAACCAGCGAAGCACGACACGCGCATCTCCTGCCACCGGTTTTCTACCCTGTCCGCGCGACTCTcgccatgatctaagaatacacggtttAGCCACACccaacttaaaaaaagttaaccaataaggagcaGCTCCACCACTTCTAgccatattggataagtgagcgcgcgagaatgaagtatatttgaaaggaagtaaataCAATGAGTGTGGGAaccactatatatatatatatattattcaataCACTTTAATAATGATTAGTATTTTTACTGTTTGAATAATCTCAACTTTTCATTTCTGGTCACTCTTTGTCACTCTTTGTGACTTTGTCACTCTTTGTAAGCATCTAAAAAGTTGTagttgtttaataaatatttaattgttttgttaaatagtTGTTGATTTATTCGAGTTAACAGTCACCTCCACATAATTGGTGACCCCGACGTGATCTTGTCGcgataaaaacgttttaaaaactttgtgaagTGAAATGACAATAACTCGAAGTGACGCTCAGTGACTGTGGCATATATTTTATGCAAACTTACGCATAGTGTAGTGACTTTTAGTTATTTCGAGTTACTAGGACCGTGTTTTAAGTGagtctcaacatttttttttctaaaaatgcatgAAGAAGAAACACAGGCAGGAGGACTGCCGAACGTTGAAGTTGCAGCGGTCCCCCCACTACAAGGTGCTACCCTTTTACGCCGAGGAGCCGGAGCTGTGGTTCTCTCAGCTGGAGGCTTCATTCCAGGTCAGAAAAATTGTGGCAGATAAGGTAAAATATAACCTGGTGATAGCAAATCTCGAACCTCGATTCGCCATGGAAGTTCGGGATATCATACGAGAGCCACCACAATCAGACaggtatgaaaaattaaaatctNNNNNNNNNNNNNNNNNNNNNNNNNNNNNNNNNNNNNNNNNNNNNNNNNNNNNNNNNNNNNNNNNNNNNNNNNNNNNNNNNNNNNNNNNNNNNNNNNNNNATAACCTGGTGATAGCAAATCTCGAACCTCGATTCGCCATGGAAGTTCGGGATATCATACGAGAGCCACCACAATCAGACaggtatgaaaaattaaaatctgagtTAATTCGACGCTTAAGTTCGAGCCAGGAACAAAAAACGCGCCGCCTCCTGGAACACGAAGAACTGGGAGATAGAAAACCGTCACAATTCTTGCGGCATCTGCAAGGATTAGCAGGTTCGCATGTTTCAGAAAGTTTAGTACGTTCCTTATGGATCGGTCGTCTGCCGAACCACATTCAAGCAATCCTCGCCGGTCAATCACAATCGAGCCTCGATACAATAACCGACCTGGCTGACTCAATTTACGAAATAGATTTTCGAAAGCACGTACTTGAAACCAGTATTCCGTGTTCATTTCAATCTATGGTTGAAGAATTGCGGAACGAAATCACATATTTGAGACGCGAAGTAGCTGCAGTTATTTCAAGCAGAGAAAACTCAAATCGTTCCGCGCGTACAGGACGCAATCGATCGCGATCGCGCTCGCGAACAGAGCAACAAAAATTACAGGATAATGGCAATTGTTGGTATCATGCGCGTTTCGGTGAAAAGGCAAGTAAATGCATTAAACCCTGTTCATATAAAGCGGGAAACGGACAGAGCCATCGTTAGAGGCGTCAGTCGATACCTGACCGTCTTCGCGCCGCCTTTTTATAACAGATCGTGAAACAAAAGatcgttttttaattgatacGGGTTTGGATGTATGTGTGTACCCACGATCGCGAG
This Belonocnema kinseyi isolate 2016_QV_RU_SX_M_011 chromosome 3, B_treatae_v1, whole genome shotgun sequence DNA region includes the following protein-coding sequences:
- the LOC117169993 gene encoding uncharacterized protein LOC117169993, coding for MHEEETQAGGLPNVEVAAVPPLQGATLLRRGAGAVVLSAGGFIPANLEPRFAMEVRDIIREPPQSDRYEKLKSELIRRLSSSQEQKTRRLLEHEELGDRKPSQFLRHLQGLAGSHVSESLVRSLWIGRLPNHIQAILAGQSQSSLDTITDLADSIYEIDFRKHVLETSIPCSFQSMVEELRNEITYLRREVAAVISSRENSNRSARTGRNRSRSRSRTEQQKLQDNGNCWYHARFGEKASKCIKPCSYKAGNGQSHR